A genomic segment from Janibacter sp. DB-40 encodes:
- a CDS encoding glycerophosphodiester phosphodiesterase has protein sequence MSTVPRAEDFPYFADPTPIGLAHRGGSTYEPNLGRENTVAAFHEAVALGYRYLETDVHATTDGRLVAFHDDVLDRVTDGRGAIADLPWSEVSAARINGTDAVPLMDELFETFPQARFNIDIKARGAIAPLAEAIRRHDAIDRVCIGSFSDSRLRAARKALGPRLATSAGPTDVATMRLLPSVVARLLRSPAQALQIPVTHRIGPVTPTVVTRRLVETAHRLGKHVHVWTIDEAPEMHRLLDLGVDGIVSDRIDTLRDVLAERGNPLR, from the coding sequence GTGAGCACCGTCCCTCGCGCGGAGGACTTCCCCTACTTCGCCGACCCGACGCCGATCGGCCTGGCCCACCGCGGCGGGTCGACCTACGAGCCCAACCTCGGTCGGGAGAACACCGTCGCGGCCTTCCACGAGGCCGTCGCGCTGGGGTACCGGTACCTGGAGACCGACGTCCACGCGACCACGGACGGTCGCCTCGTCGCCTTCCACGACGACGTGCTGGACCGCGTCACCGACGGTCGTGGCGCCATCGCGGACCTGCCGTGGAGTGAGGTGTCCGCCGCCCGCATCAACGGCACCGACGCCGTGCCGCTCATGGACGAGCTGTTCGAGACCTTCCCGCAGGCGCGGTTCAACATCGACATCAAGGCACGGGGGGCGATCGCCCCGTTGGCCGAGGCGATCCGTCGTCACGACGCGATCGACCGGGTGTGCATCGGCTCCTTCAGCGACTCCCGGCTGCGCGCCGCGCGCAAGGCACTCGGCCCCCGACTGGCCACGTCCGCGGGCCCGACCGACGTGGCCACGATGCGGCTGCTGCCCTCCGTCGTCGCCCGCCTGCTGCGCTCCCCCGCGCAGGCCCTGCAGATCCCCGTGACCCACCGCATCGGCCCGGTCACCCCCACCGTCGTCACGCGACGCCTCGTCGAGACCGCCCACCGGCTCGGCAAGCACGTCCACGTGTGGACCATCGACGAGGCCCCCGAGATGCACCGCCTGCTCGACCTCGGGGTGGACGGCATCGTCTCCGACCGCATCGACACCCTCCGGGACGTGCTCGCGGAGCGGGGCAACCCCCTTCGCTGA
- a CDS encoding inositol monophosphatase family protein, whose protein sequence is MDTLTADIPAGVDDATLALALTRRAGGLAARMRAEGLAGEQKTSVSDVVTAADHAAEALVAGTLARLRPDDGIVGEEGAEAQSLSGRTWVIDPVDGTYNFLSGLSTWCSALALRDAEGTVLGAVHQPAVDESWLGGRGRPTTLNGTSVGELVDLPLAQVAIATYLHPPVLPDADLREPWLAAISGAATVRVFGSGSCDLAAVAAGRVGAWVQQSVPEWDWLPGAALVEAAGGRAEQVEVRGTVWSVAGRPTAVAEVIAAMRSA, encoded by the coding sequence GTGGACACCCTGACCGCGGACATCCCCGCCGGCGTCGACGACGCGACCCTGGCCCTCGCGCTGACCCGCCGGGCCGGCGGGCTCGCGGCCCGGATGCGTGCAGAGGGGCTCGCCGGGGAGCAGAAGACCTCCGTCTCCGACGTCGTCACGGCGGCCGACCACGCCGCCGAGGCGCTCGTCGCCGGCACCCTCGCGCGGCTGCGCCCCGATGACGGCATCGTCGGTGAGGAGGGCGCGGAGGCGCAGTCGCTCTCCGGGCGCACGTGGGTCATCGACCCGGTCGACGGCACCTACAACTTCCTCTCCGGCCTCAGCACATGGTGCAGCGCGCTGGCCCTGCGGGACGCCGAGGGCACGGTGCTCGGTGCAGTCCACCAGCCCGCGGTCGACGAGTCGTGGCTCGGTGGGCGCGGGCGGCCGACCACACTGAACGGGACGTCGGTCGGTGAGCTCGTCGACCTGCCGCTGGCGCAGGTGGCGATCGCGACCTACCTCCACCCGCCCGTGCTGCCCGATGCGGATCTGCGTGAGCCCTGGCTCGCTGCGATCTCGGGTGCGGCGACGGTGCGGGTCTTCGGCTCCGGATCGTGCGACCTCGCGGCCGTTGCGGCCGGCCGGGTCGGTGCCTGGGTCCAGCAGTCGGTGCCGGAGTGGGACTGGCTGCCGGGCGCGGCCCTCGTGGAGGCAGCAGGCGGTCGGGCCGAGCAGGTCGAGGTGCGCGGGACCGTGTGGAGCGTCGCCGGTCGGCCGACGGCCGTGGCGGAGGTCATCGCCGCCATGCGCTCGGCCTGA
- a CDS encoding thioesterase family protein, translated as MSENPPSSPRFRAEIGLRWGDMDAFGHVNNVQYHRLLEEARIRAFGHWFHASGSERMLRSGVLLARQEIEFLGQLAYRPEPVSIEMWVTRIGGASWEMAYDIGDPDPDSTTVYARAESTLVAFDMAAQRPRRLDADERAALTAYLGEPAEMRRRR; from the coding sequence ATGAGCGAGAACCCCCCGTCCTCCCCGCGGTTCCGGGCCGAGATCGGCCTGCGCTGGGGGGACATGGACGCCTTCGGGCACGTGAACAACGTCCAGTACCACCGCCTCCTCGAGGAGGCCCGCATCCGTGCCTTCGGCCACTGGTTCCACGCCAGCGGCAGCGAGCGGATGCTGCGATCGGGCGTGCTGCTCGCGCGGCAGGAGATCGAGTTCCTCGGCCAGCTGGCGTACCGGCCCGAGCCGGTCAGCATCGAGATGTGGGTCACCCGCATCGGCGGCGCGAGCTGGGAGATGGCCTACGACATCGGTGACCCGGACCCCGACAGCACGACGGTCTACGCCCGGGCCGAGAGCACCCTCGTCGCCTTCGACATGGCGGCGCAGCGACCGCGGAGGCTCGACGCGGACGAGCGCGCCGCCCTGACCGCCTACCTCGGCGAGCCGGCAGAGATGAGGCGTCGCCGATGA
- a CDS encoding RecQ family ATP-dependent DNA helicase, with translation MTSSPAATTLLDDATDVLRRLVGRDDVTFRDGQFEAIEALVGGGSRVLVVQRTGWGKSAVYFVASRLQRAKGAGPALIVSPLLALMRDQIAAAERAGVRAVSMNSANAQQWDEVRARLAADEVDVLLVSPERLNNPRFRAEQLPDLTRRCGLLVVDEAHCVSDWGHDFRPDYRRIKDLLGELPEGTPVLATTATANERVVRDVAEQLAAGATSEVLTIRGQLARDSLRLAVLPRAGMDRHLAWLATHLGRLEGSGIVYTLTVSAAEDVAAALTAAGHTVAAYTGRSDAEERARMEEALRHNEVKALVATSALGMGFDKPDLGFVVHLGAPSSPVAYYQQVGRAGRATERADVVLLPGHDDVSIWKHFASSSMPQEDQASAVLTALAEAGKPLSTASLETIVDIRRTRLELLLKVLDVDGAVQRVSGGWTSTGQPWVYDAQRYERVAAAREAEQQHMLDYIATDGCRMAFLQRTLDDPSATDCGRCDRCAGPWIDADVADDALGSARSTLDRAGVDLDPRAQWPTGMDRLGVPVKGKISPEEGMSPGRALARVTDLGWGPRVRELLADDQPVPESTVRAVVRVLAEWGWRTRPAGIVTIPSRSRPTLVTSLATELGQIGRLPVLGSLDLVDGGPVGGPGGNSAYRLAGVWERLEVGPELAAALPGLPGPVLLVDDVVHSRWTLTVAARALRRAGAAEVLPLVLGIDG, from the coding sequence ATGACCTCCTCCCCCGCGGCCACCACGCTCCTCGACGATGCGACCGACGTCCTGCGGCGGCTCGTGGGCCGTGACGACGTCACCTTCCGTGACGGGCAGTTCGAGGCGATCGAGGCGCTCGTCGGCGGCGGCTCCCGTGTGCTCGTCGTGCAGCGCACCGGGTGGGGCAAGTCGGCGGTCTACTTCGTCGCCTCCCGGCTGCAGCGGGCGAAGGGGGCCGGTCCGGCCCTCATCGTCTCCCCCCTGCTGGCGCTGATGCGTGACCAGATCGCTGCCGCCGAGCGGGCCGGGGTGCGTGCCGTCTCGATGAACTCGGCCAATGCGCAGCAGTGGGACGAGGTGCGAGCGCGGCTGGCGGCCGACGAGGTCGACGTCCTCCTCGTCAGCCCCGAGCGGCTGAACAACCCCCGCTTCCGGGCCGAGCAGCTGCCGGACCTCACCCGCCGTTGCGGCCTGCTCGTCGTCGACGAGGCGCACTGCGTCAGCGACTGGGGCCACGACTTCCGCCCCGACTACCGCCGGATCAAGGACCTGCTCGGAGAGCTCCCCGAGGGCACCCCGGTCCTCGCGACGACGGCGACCGCCAACGAGCGGGTCGTGCGGGACGTGGCCGAGCAGCTGGCCGCCGGGGCCACGAGCGAGGTACTGACCATCCGCGGCCAGCTCGCCCGCGACAGCCTGCGGCTGGCGGTCCTGCCCCGTGCCGGGATGGATCGCCACCTGGCGTGGCTGGCCACCCACCTGGGCCGACTCGAGGGCAGCGGCATCGTCTACACCCTGACCGTCAGTGCCGCCGAGGACGTCGCTGCGGCACTCACGGCCGCCGGGCACACCGTCGCCGCGTACACCGGTCGTTCCGACGCCGAGGAGCGGGCGCGGATGGAGGAGGCGCTGCGCCACAACGAGGTCAAGGCCCTCGTCGCGACCAGCGCCCTGGGGATGGGTTTCGACAAGCCGGACCTCGGCTTCGTCGTGCACCTCGGCGCCCCCTCCTCGCCGGTCGCCTACTACCAGCAGGTCGGTCGTGCCGGTCGTGCCACCGAGCGCGCCGACGTCGTGCTGCTGCCCGGGCACGACGACGTCTCGATCTGGAAGCACTTCGCCTCCTCGTCCATGCCGCAGGAGGACCAGGCGTCGGCGGTGCTCACCGCGCTGGCCGAGGCCGGGAAGCCGTTGTCGACGGCCTCCCTGGAGACCATCGTCGACATCCGCCGCACCCGTCTGGAGCTGTTGCTGAAGGTCCTCGACGTCGACGGCGCCGTCCAGCGGGTCAGCGGTGGCTGGACCAGCACCGGGCAGCCATGGGTCTACGACGCGCAGCGGTACGAGCGGGTCGCCGCCGCCCGAGAGGCCGAGCAGCAGCACATGCTCGACTACATCGCCACCGACGGCTGCCGGATGGCTTTCCTCCAGCGCACTCTCGACGACCCGAGCGCGACGGACTGCGGCCGGTGCGACCGCTGCGCGGGGCCATGGATCGACGCCGACGTCGCCGACGACGCCCTGGGGTCGGCCCGCTCGACCCTGGATCGGGCGGGCGTCGACCTCGACCCGCGGGCGCAGTGGCCCACGGGCATGGACCGGCTCGGGGTGCCGGTCAAGGGCAAGATCTCCCCGGAGGAGGGGATGTCCCCCGGCCGGGCCCTGGCCCGTGTCACCGACCTGGGGTGGGGTCCCCGGGTGCGCGAGCTGCTCGCGGACGACCAGCCCGTCCCGGAGTCGACCGTGCGTGCGGTCGTCCGGGTGCTCGCCGAGTGGGGTTGGCGCACCCGCCCCGCCGGCATCGTGACCATTCCCTCGCGCAGCCGTCCGACGCTCGTCACCTCCCTCGCGACGGAGCTCGGGCAGATCGGGCGCCTGCCCGTCCTCGGGTCCCTCGACCTCGTCGACGGTGGTCCGGTCGGGGGCCCCGGCGGCAACTCCGCCTACCGGCTCGCGGGCGTGTGGGAGCGGCTGGAGGTCGGGCCGGAGCTGGCCGCAGCGCTTCCCGGTCTGCCGGGTCCGGTCCTGCTCGTCGACGACGTCGTGCACTCCCGCTGGACGTTGACCGTCGCCGCCCGGGCGCTGCGACGTGCCGGCGCTGCCGAGGTCCTGCCCCTCGTCCTCGGGATCGACGGCTGA
- a CDS encoding acyl-CoA thioesterase II, producing MTDDLTPAERQARSLADLLSILELRELGTGRITVTGVDDVSVGVGTPHIDVYEGDSLKQPHNRVYGGQVLAQSLTAANLTIRDEHPGRLPHSLHAYFLRPGDDTLPIRFSVERMRDGRSFSARRVHALQHDRTILSLTVSYQDPAGGLDHHDEMPEVPAPEDLAPVAEKFATIDHPRALHLVGRPVDHRYVEGDITLQVDSAHAARQDVWFRLLGEVGPDPYRQASVLAYMSDYTLLESVLRRHGRSWMDPSLRVASLDHSMWFHRIVDPSQWLLYSQDSPSAQGGRGLGVGKVFTRDGVLTTTIAQEGMVRVKGG from the coding sequence GTGACCGACGACCTCACCCCTGCCGAGCGCCAGGCGCGCTCCTTGGCCGACCTGCTGTCGATCCTCGAGCTGCGCGAGCTCGGGACGGGGAGGATCACGGTCACGGGCGTCGACGACGTCTCCGTCGGTGTGGGCACCCCCCACATCGACGTCTACGAGGGCGACAGCCTCAAGCAGCCCCACAACCGCGTCTACGGCGGACAGGTGCTCGCGCAGTCCCTCACGGCGGCCAACCTGACCATCCGCGACGAGCACCCGGGACGGTTGCCGCACTCGCTGCACGCCTACTTCCTCCGCCCGGGCGACGACACCCTGCCGATCCGCTTCTCGGTCGAGCGCATGCGGGACGGACGCTCCTTCTCCGCCCGGCGGGTGCACGCACTCCAGCACGACCGCACGATCCTCTCGCTGACCGTCTCGTACCAGGACCCGGCCGGCGGCCTGGACCACCACGACGAGATGCCCGAGGTGCCCGCGCCCGAGGACCTGGCCCCGGTGGCCGAGAAGTTCGCGACCATCGACCACCCGCGCGCCCTTCACCTCGTGGGGCGGCCCGTCGACCACCGCTACGTCGAGGGTGACATCACGCTGCAGGTCGACAGCGCCCACGCGGCCCGGCAGGACGTCTGGTTCCGCCTCCTCGGCGAGGTCGGGCCCGACCCGTACCGACAGGCCTCGGTGCTGGCCTACATGTCCGACTACACCCTGCTGGAGTCGGTCCTGCGCCGCCACGGCCGGTCGTGGATGGACCCGAGCCTGCGGGTGGCCAGCCTCGACCACTCGATGTGGTTCCACCGGATCGTCGATCCCTCGCAGTGGCTGCTCTACTCGCAGGACTCTCCCTCCGCCCAGGGTGGGCGTGGGCTGGGCGTCGGGAAGGTCTTCACCCGCGACGGGGTGCTCACGACGACCATCGCCCAGGAGGGCATGGTCCGGGTCAAGGGCGGCTGA
- a CDS encoding helix-turn-helix domain-containing protein, translating to MIVSEESTRGSTGSGDTGPGLLRSAVRRDIVDTLANLPGPQRTEGLSARELGDLVGLHVTTVRFHLAQLVEGGLLTSRSVRTAGAGRPTKKYVLAPGSLDRPLEAYRLLATLLTETFGATDADGRPLDPEQVGISWAREHVPRPGDPAPAHTAGEWLSTVGRLVDTLRVWGYTPSVRTEDTGRTARIDLLGCPFIDLAKAHPEVACGIHRGLIRGSLEVLGEHDTEITLEPFVGPTHCLAHVTTRADFAPRGGNS from the coding sequence GTGATCGTCTCCGAGGAGTCCACGCGAGGGAGCACCGGCTCCGGTGACACCGGCCCGGGCCTGCTGCGGTCGGCCGTGCGTCGGGACATCGTCGACACCCTGGCCAACCTTCCCGGACCGCAGCGGACCGAGGGTCTCAGCGCCCGCGAGCTGGGCGACCTCGTCGGGCTGCACGTCACGACCGTGCGCTTCCACCTGGCCCAGCTCGTCGAGGGTGGACTGCTCACGAGCCGCTCGGTCCGCACGGCGGGCGCCGGTCGACCGACGAAGAAGTACGTGCTCGCCCCCGGCTCGCTCGACCGACCGTTGGAGGCCTACCGCCTGCTGGCGACCCTTCTGACCGAGACATTCGGCGCCACCGACGCCGACGGGCGCCCCCTGGACCCCGAGCAGGTCGGCATCTCCTGGGCCCGGGAGCACGTCCCCCGCCCCGGGGACCCTGCCCCGGCCCACACCGCCGGTGAGTGGCTCAGCACCGTCGGGCGGCTCGTCGACACCCTGCGGGTGTGGGGGTACACCCCCAGCGTCCGGACCGAGGACACCGGCCGGACCGCCCGGATCGACCTCCTGGGCTGTCCCTTCATCGACCTCGCCAAGGCGCACCCCGAGGTCGCCTGCGGGATCCACCGCGGGCTGATCCGCGGCAGCCTCGAGGTCCTCGGCGAGCACGACACCGAGATCACGCTCGAGCCCTTCGTCGGCCCGACCCACTGCCTGGCCCACGTCACGACCCGGGCGGACTTCGCCCCCAGAGGAGGCAACTCATGA
- a CDS encoding nitrate reductase subunit alpha — translation MTTTPRPASELPRSAGLDGSLSSALVGTRRFFTKAGISEDQRSMFVEGGREGDVFYRDRWSHDKVVRSTHGVNCTGSCSWKVYVKDGIITWEAQQTDYPSTGADRPEYEPRGCPRGAAFSWYTYSPTRVRYPYVRGVLLDMYRKAKATYGDPVVAWGSIVQDEEQARTYKAARGKGGLVRASWAEAVEMVAAAKVYTIKRWGPDRIAGFSPIPAMSQVSYASGARFHELIGAPMLSFYDWYADLPNASPQMFGDQTDVPESGDWWDAAYLIMWGSNVPLTRTPDAHWMTEARYRGQKVIAVSPDYAENVKFADEWVAAAPGTDGALAMALAHVILKEYFVDRQVDFFTEYNQTFTDLPCLISLEDTGDGAYAPGKFLVAGDLDHPEATSENAMWKPAVLDEATDEIAIPRGSIGHRFGEEGVGQWNLDLGDIRPRLSLYGSDEAVAVELPRFDNLDGTAVKERRGVPVRRIGDHLVTTVLDLMLAHYGVGRDGLPGSWPGDYTDPSVPATPAWGAELTGVPSEQIVRLAREWAQSAIDTNGRGMIIMGAGVNHWYHADQAYRTMLVLSTITGCQGRNGGGWAHYVGQEKVRPLMGFQQMAFALDWVRPPRHMNQTAYWYVNTSQYRYDTFSAEEINGSTGAFDGRTTMDLLAQSARLGWAPSYPQFDRSSLAVADEAAAAGVPVGDYVASSLKEGSLQFAIEDPENPDNFPRVLSLWRSNLFGSSAKGNEYFLKHLLGTSNAVKARQAPEDLRPQEIVWPEELHEGKLDMLMTIDFRMTSSTLLSDVVLPAATWYEKHDLNTTDMHPYVNSFNPAIAPPWQSKTDWEAWKEIAKRFSEMAVDHLGTRTDVVAKPLWHDTPEAMSAVHGRVLDWKHGDCEPVPGKTMPTIAAVERDYTAVHAKMTAIGPLLENVGMVTKGVKYDPTREIDELGHLNGTVRGGPTAGRPKLDTDINVAEAILRLSGTTNGRLATEGFKDLEKRTGQHMHDLSAEHEGSHITFADTQAAPAPVITSPEWSGSESGGRRYAPFTQNIERLKPFHTLTGRQQFYVDHDWMLAMGEGLPTYRPPLNMTRLFGERPIGDTHQAEGEAVSVAVRYLTPHNKWSIHSEYQDNLFMLSLSRGGQAVWMSDQDAAKIGIRDNDWIEAVNRNGVVAARAIVSHRMPEGTVFMHHAQDRLIDVPLTETDQKRGGIHNSLTRILVKPSHIIGGYAQLSYFFNYIGPTGNNRDEVTMIRKRTAPVEY, via the coding sequence ATGACCACCACCCCACGCCCGGCCTCGGAGCTCCCCCGCTCCGCCGGCCTGGACGGCTCGCTCTCGTCCGCTCTCGTCGGCACCCGGCGCTTCTTCACCAAGGCGGGCATCTCCGAGGACCAGCGGTCGATGTTCGTCGAGGGTGGCCGAGAGGGTGATGTCTTCTACCGCGACCGGTGGAGCCACGACAAGGTCGTGCGCAGCACCCACGGCGTCAACTGCACGGGATCCTGCTCGTGGAAGGTCTACGTCAAGGACGGGATCATCACCTGGGAGGCGCAGCAGACCGACTACCCGAGCACCGGCGCCGACCGGCCGGAGTACGAGCCGCGGGGCTGCCCGCGTGGCGCGGCGTTCTCCTGGTACACGTACTCCCCCACCCGGGTGCGCTACCCGTACGTGCGTGGGGTGCTGCTCGACATGTACCGAAAGGCCAAGGCCACCTACGGTGACCCGGTCGTCGCCTGGGGTTCGATCGTCCAGGACGAGGAGCAGGCCCGCACCTACAAGGCCGCCCGCGGCAAGGGCGGCCTCGTGCGCGCATCGTGGGCAGAGGCGGTCGAGATGGTCGCCGCCGCGAAGGTCTACACGATCAAGCGATGGGGACCGGACCGCATCGCGGGCTTCTCCCCGATCCCCGCCATGTCGCAGGTCAGCTATGCGTCCGGCGCCCGCTTCCACGAGCTCATCGGCGCCCCGATGCTCTCCTTCTACGACTGGTACGCCGATCTGCCCAATGCCTCGCCGCAGATGTTCGGCGACCAGACCGACGTGCCCGAGTCCGGTGACTGGTGGGACGCGGCGTACCTGATCATGTGGGGATCCAACGTCCCGCTGACCCGCACGCCCGACGCCCACTGGATGACCGAGGCCCGCTACCGCGGGCAGAAGGTCATCGCCGTCTCCCCCGACTACGCCGAGAACGTCAAGTTCGCCGACGAGTGGGTCGCCGCAGCCCCCGGCACCGACGGCGCCCTGGCGATGGCCCTGGCGCACGTCATCCTCAAGGAGTACTTCGTCGACCGGCAGGTCGACTTCTTCACCGAGTACAACCAGACCTTCACCGACCTGCCGTGCCTCATCAGCCTCGAGGACACCGGTGACGGCGCATACGCCCCCGGCAAGTTCCTCGTGGCCGGCGACCTCGACCACCCCGAGGCCACGAGCGAGAACGCGATGTGGAAGCCGGCCGTCCTGGACGAGGCGACCGACGAGATCGCGATCCCCCGCGGCTCGATCGGCCACCGCTTCGGGGAGGAGGGTGTCGGCCAGTGGAACCTCGACCTCGGGGACATCCGTCCCCGGCTGAGCCTCTACGGCTCCGACGAGGCCGTCGCGGTGGAGCTGCCGCGCTTCGACAACCTCGACGGCACCGCGGTGAAGGAGCGACGTGGGGTGCCCGTTCGGCGCATCGGAGACCACCTGGTCACGACGGTCCTCGACCTCATGCTCGCCCACTACGGCGTCGGCCGGGACGGCCTGCCCGGGAGCTGGCCCGGCGACTACACCGACCCGAGCGTGCCGGCGACCCCCGCGTGGGGCGCCGAGCTCACCGGGGTCCCCTCCGAGCAGATCGTGCGCCTGGCCCGGGAGTGGGCACAGAGCGCCATCGACACCAACGGGCGCGGCATGATCATCATGGGCGCCGGTGTCAACCACTGGTACCACGCCGACCAGGCGTACCGGACCATGCTCGTCCTCTCGACGATCACCGGCTGCCAGGGCCGCAACGGTGGCGGGTGGGCGCACTACGTCGGCCAGGAGAAGGTCCGCCCGCTCATGGGGTTCCAGCAGATGGCCTTCGCGCTCGACTGGGTCCGTCCGCCGCGGCACATGAACCAGACCGCGTACTGGTACGTCAACACCAGCCAGTACCGCTATGACACCTTCTCCGCCGAGGAGATCAACGGCAGCACGGGTGCCTTCGACGGGCGCACGACGATGGACCTGCTCGCGCAGTCGGCGCGCCTGGGCTGGGCCCCGTCCTACCCGCAGTTCGACCGCAGCAGCCTTGCCGTGGCCGACGAGGCGGCTGCAGCCGGCGTACCCGTGGGTGACTACGTCGCCTCCTCCCTCAAGGAGGGGAGCCTGCAGTTCGCGATCGAGGACCCGGAGAACCCGGACAACTTCCCGCGCGTGCTCTCGCTGTGGCGCTCCAACCTCTTCGGGTCCTCGGCCAAGGGCAATGAGTACTTCCTCAAGCACCTGCTCGGGACGAGCAACGCGGTCAAGGCGAGACAGGCCCCCGAGGACCTGCGCCCGCAGGAGATCGTCTGGCCGGAGGAGCTTCACGAGGGCAAGCTCGACATGCTCATGACGATCGACTTCCGCATGACCAGCTCGACGCTGCTCTCGGACGTCGTCCTGCCCGCCGCCACGTGGTACGAGAAGCACGACCTCAACACCACGGACATGCACCCCTACGTCAACTCCTTCAACCCCGCGATCGCGCCGCCGTGGCAGTCGAAGACCGACTGGGAGGCGTGGAAGGAGATCGCCAAGCGCTTCTCCGAGATGGCCGTCGACCACCTCGGGACCCGCACGGACGTCGTGGCCAAGCCGTTGTGGCACGACACCCCGGAGGCCATGTCAGCCGTCCACGGGCGTGTCCTCGACTGGAAGCACGGCGACTGCGAACCCGTCCCGGGCAAGACGATGCCGACCATCGCCGCCGTCGAGCGCGACTACACCGCCGTCCACGCCAAGATGACCGCCATCGGGCCGCTGCTCGAGAACGTGGGCATGGTGACCAAGGGGGTGAAGTACGACCCGACCCGCGAGATCGACGAGCTGGGCCACCTCAACGGCACGGTCCGGGGCGGCCCCACTGCCGGCCGGCCGAAGCTGGACACCGACATCAACGTCGCCGAGGCGATCCTGCGTCTGTCGGGCACGACCAACGGACGGCTGGCGACCGAGGGGTTCAAGGACCTCGAGAAGCGCACCGGTCAGCACATGCACGACCTGTCCGCCGAGCACGAGGGCAGCCACATCACCTTCGCCGACACCCAGGCGGCACCGGCGCCGGTGATCACCTCGCCGGAGTGGTCCGGCAGCGAGTCGGGCGGCCGGCGCTACGCCCCCTTCACGCAGAACATCGAGCGGCTCAAGCCCTTCCACACCCTCACGGGGCGCCAGCAGTTCTACGTCGACCACGACTGGATGCTCGCCATGGGCGAGGGCCTGCCGACCTACCGTCCCCCGCTGAACATGACCCGCCTCTTCGGCGAACGCCCCATCGGCGACACCCACCAGGCCGAGGGTGAGGCGGTCTCGGTCGCGGTGCGCTACCTGACGCCGCACAACAAGTGGTCCATCCACAGCGAGTACCAGGACAATCTCTTCATGCTCAGCCTCAGCCGCGGTGGTCAGGCGGTGTGGATGTCCGACCAGGACGCGGCCAAGATCGGGATCAGGGACAACGACTGGATCGAGGCGGTCAACCGCAACGGCGTCGTCGCCGCGCGCGCCATCGTCAGCCACCGGATGCCCGAGGGCACGGTCTTCATGCACCACGCCCAGGACCGGCTCATCGACGTCCCGCTGACCGAGACCGACCAGAAGCGAGGCGGCATCCACAACAGCCTGACGCGCATCCTCGTCAAGCCGAGCCACATCATCGGCGGGTACGCCCAGCTGTCCTACTTCTTCAACTACATCGGTCCGACGGGCAACAACCGCGACGAGGTCACGATGATCCGCAAGCGAACCGCTCCGGTCGAGTACTGA